In Magnolia sinica isolate HGM2019 chromosome 16, MsV1, whole genome shotgun sequence, the genomic window tggacttcccacattgaaggtggggcccacatgatgcatggtccaAACTCAGGGTGGGCTCCACAAGATGAACAGTGTACATTGAAGGggaccccacataatggatggtccacatcaacaaTCAACCCCTAAtgttgaatggcccacatccaaggtgggtcccgcatgattaATAGGCCCtatcaaatgtgggccccacatgatggatagtcaacATAAAaggtggctccacatgatgggcagtggatattgatggtgggccccacatgaggacaGTTCACGTCAAAGTTCGTCCCGTAATgattaatggtccacattcagcccacataatgtagggcccacttcaaaGGCCACGCattatggatgatccacattaaaggtgggccactGCATGATGGACATgccacatcagaggtgggccccgcatgatgaaTAGCCCACATCGAAGTGGGCCTTGCAAGGTGGatagtccacattgaaggtaagccctacacaatggatggttcacatcgAAGAGAaggccaaggtgggcccaacatgatgaacGATCCACATCAAGGGTAAGCTCCATGTAATGAAAGGTGGATATTAAGGTTGAACCAAACAAAATTAAAGGATAAGTTCTCATGTGACATTAGAAACTAAACATACTTTTCCACTTTTGGTTGATTAGTATTTGTTTAGGGCCCGTTtgcataccaccaaataagttactttttctacttaacaGCAGTGGATGAGTAACTTATttaagataagtaagtttggtttatgatcaattatgagtacgtttttatttaaagttacttaatcacaccagtttaataagtaaaaaatcaaaataatacttatggcataagtagcttatcctacGTAACTTTGGATCCAAACTCTCCCTTAACAAATGTACTTATATACTATATCCGtggaaaccaagataagctacttgagtaATGTTAGATGAGCTGTTGGACTTGTATaagtgtgtgtgtgagtgatctagggttcaatccctggtagtgttaccttattattattattatcatcgaaataagctacttatgcatGCATAACACATACGCATTCAAgataggaatttttatttttgtttttttgaaggaTTCATTCAAGCTTTAGTAATTATAATTCCAGCTAGTAACATGTAATCATGTTTTGTTCATCTCTGTTATTGTCAGGTGTTGAAGCAAGATATGGAAGACACATATCAGCCCCCATTTCGCAGCTGTATCGAAGATGGTGGTGCTAGCTGTTTGATGTGTTCCTACAATCAGGTAGATGGGGTGCCTGCATGCGCACGGCATGATCTCTTACAGAAAGCTCGAACTGAATGGGGATTTAATGGGTAATTGATATTAATAAAAAGTGTTTATGTATATGCTGTTTTATGCAAACATGTActgaaaatgatcatgaatttgCTGACTAATTTTTCAAATGAAAATACAGATATATCACGTCTGACTGTGATGCCGTTTCAATCATCTACAAAGATCAGAAGTACGCATCAAGTCCTGAAGATGCAGTTGCAGCTGTCTTGAAAGCAGGTTAGCATTGTTGCCTGAATTAAGAGGAGAGGAATTATACAATCCTTGACGGAAGGatatggatgagagagagagcagtCCACATTTAACTGGATAaaagccaaagattggatggctatgatCTTCCAACCTGGAagttttttggggcatggtccatccaataTCGGGTCCTTAGATCAACAATCTCAATTACTGAGGGGATTCTATGTTAATCTGTATTGCAGAATTGACGGATCATTTATGCATCAATAACTAGGATTCAATGTCACAACCTTAATTAAAGTGTATGTGATTGGGAAGACATTCCCAATTCTTCGATATAGCCCACATGAATTTTGATCTTTCACACCGTGCACCTTTAGGAGAACCTCTCAATGGGAGTAGAGTGAGGAGACTAAGACAtctatttatagaaaaaaggGCTACAGAAGCTTACCCTTCACATTCTCCCCTTTAGCATCTCTGCATTATAGGATTCTATATCCATTTTAATAACCATATATAAGGACCACAGTTCAAGCGTCCTGCCCCAAACATATTTGCAACGACAACAActgtaatggggcccactgaattgCTCAATCTTAATAATTCAATGGTTAGATCTAAACCGATGatcgtttgtggcccacctaataagaatCTTACATACTATACATATAATAAGGTATAGGAATGTAGAATTCGTATGAAGTAAACATTGCCCAGTTAATTAATATAGTCTGTCATCTGAAATTTCCTTCCCGTCTTCTCCTTGTACCTGTAAGTTTTCTAAAATCCAAATAAAACTATCATCTCTATGAGCAGGAATGGATATAAACTGCGGAACGTATTTGCTTGAGCACACTCAGTCAGCAGTCGAAAAGGGAAAGGTTGGAGAAGAGGACATCGACCGAGCACTTCTTAATATCTTCTCAGTTCAACTACGACTCGGGCTTTTCGACGGAGACCCAAAAAAGCAGCAGTTTGGAAATTTAGGacctcatgatgtatgtaatcaaGATCACAGAAAACTGACACTAGAAGCTTCAAGACAGGGGATTGTACTTCTTAAGAATGATAGGAAGTTCTTGCCACTGAAGAAGAACACAATCACGTCGTTAGCAATAATCGGCCCTGCTGCGAATGATACTAGCAATTTGGGTGGTGGCTACTCAGGTTTTAGATGCATATATAGTAGCAAATTTCCATCGAATTGATTCGAGTTTTGTTGTTTTTAAGTTGTTGGGTTTTGAAATGTGCAGGTATTCCATGCAATCCGAAGAGTATTTTTGAAGGACATAAGTCTTATATACAGAAGACACTGTATGCCTCTGGTTGCCTTGACGTGCCATGCAAATCTGATGATGGATTTGAAGAAGCTATCCATGTTGCCAAAATGGCAGATGTTGTGGTTGTAGTTGCTGGGTTGGATCCAACTCAAGAATCTGAAGAACATGACCGGTTGAGCCTACTGTTGCCTGGTAAACAGATGGATCTTGTATTGGCGGTTGCCCATGCGAGTAAAAGGCCAATCGTAGTGATCTTGATGGGTGGTGGCCCGCTCGATGTCTCATTTGCAAAAGATCACCCACTAATTGCAAGTATTTTGTGGGTCGGATACCCAGGCGAAGCTGGCGGGAAAGCAGTTGCAGAAGTAATATTTGGAGAATTCAATCCAGGTTAGTACCTTGAATTATGCCGAAAGATTTTAATACAGATGTAGAGCGGATTCAAGACACTTTCACGGCAAAGacggactagagaaggcccgatcggaggcggaaatgatccggactattagaaccttaaaacaatcatctcgcaaactggaatgagtttttcgacatatcatatataattttgggcaGAAGAAGCTACTTGACCCAACCAACCCTGATATGCCGGTTGCTCatgccggatttgcgagattccattatatCAATAGTGAAAAGtctaatttctttttatttttactataaatagtaagttttagttcgcaTATAATTTTTTATCgtatttgcaagattccatcttATCAACCGTCAAAATtccaatttatttttgtttttactataaatagtaagttttagttcacatgtaattttttatcctttgagttgtaggagtcatgcccaacatgaaaagagcttataaAACTTAAGAGAATAAGTTGGCCCATCCTAATtggacacttaatatttttggcaaaaaatcatgaagtctagtaggaataatGGAgatcatttataaatagtaaatttagtatttatagtaagtcatgtttttagggtatttgagttggagttggagtttgattccagAACTCCATATAGCTCGTTATTTAAGGGATtgtaatttcatatatatatatatataagttattagaaattatttatactTTTATCCCGGATATCTCCGTAGATATCCCATGAGTAAGACGATGAACCTCATCACGTCCTACTCTTTGTTAATTAGATACCCTTGATAAAAGACACTTAATACAATCATGGAAATGTGAAACAGGTGGGCGGCTGCCAGTAACTTGGTATCCTGAATCATTCACTCATGTGGCCATGACCGATATGAGGATGCGGGCCGACCCTTCACGTGGGTACCCTGGAAGAACATACAGATTCTACAGAGGAGACGTGGTTTACAGATTCGGATACGGCCTGAGCTACTCCGAATACTATTACAAGTTCATATCAGCGCCTGATAGAATCAGCTTGTCAGGATCTGTTGTTGAGGCCAATCCAAATAACAGATTGGCATATGAAAGAAAAGATGGGTTTGGTTACATCCACATTGATGACGTGGCATGCTGTGATGCTTTGAGGTTCAACATTCAGATCTCTGTAGTCAATAACGGCTATATGGATGGGTCCCATGTCGTCATGTTGTTCTCTAGAGCAGTTACAAAGCTCAAAGGCGCCCCACTGAAACAGCTGATCGGATTCAAACGCTTGAATACAGTGGCATACAAAGCTATTGAAACTAGCATTTTAATCGATCCATGCAAGCATTTTAGCATGGTGAATCATGCTGGATTGAGGGTGCTGTCTCTGGGAGCTCATGTTCTGATGTTGGAAGGTGTAGAGCATTCTATCTTTATTGAAACATAAGAAGGTCAGTTTATAAGATTTGTTGTTTGGGGTATGTGAGTGTTGTAATTTCTTGTGACATGTATTGCAGTTAAAATTGTATAATGTTGTTTATAAACCTTTCTTATCGCTTTTGGGCTAAGGGTTAGGTTAACCATGGCATCATAAATAAGTGCATTATTGGAACCATCCAAGTGTAAAATGTTTAATACACAGACCTCCATGTCAGAAAGTGcggaagtgtgagccctcaagatctgacagtTTGCATGATATGAAACCTTCATGAAGCTGAAGATTAACGCTCCAGATCCAGCGGCCCACCTAttcactactggagcagatgggttTATTCATCCCTTTGATTCTATGGTATAAATGGCCCCAGAGTACGATCTATGGCTTAAATCGTCTCAATGACAAATTAAACGGATAAATTTCTATCCTTTTATAGGAAATaatgggagtttggatgagaccataagTTATCAGTCTTATCCCTATCTTCccatctaaaatcaaattcaaagttgaatttgaaaactAACTGAAAGGAAGAGGCCGAAAGAAGCCTAAACTCATGGGACcaacccactagtgattgcccaccagtggaccccacaagcctATCTCCAACACTCCATATTTAGAAACTAACTGCTGGTAGATGACTAGAGATAATTTAGAACAATGAAATGAAAGAGAATGTTCAGTGGCTACAATTCAACTCCAAAAATGAAATGTCAGGATCATTAGTCAATCATGATTATATAGAAATAAAATTTGTGGTATTATCAACAAAACGGATGATTTAAATGATCAGAACATCTCACAATGTGGGCCCCAACTGGTGGCGGTCCACAGGGAAAACTGAGTGACCACATTGCAAAACGATTCTACTTTGAAAATTGAAATTACAATGATAAACTGGCTCTGAGAATGAGACCGGGTTGGAAATTTCTATGTGGTACTGTGGCTAATAGATTGCAGGGTCCAATGGGGCTATGTTTCAGAGATTTAAAACATTGGTATGATAGAACTCACCTTGGATGGTGAGTAAATGAAAGATGGTCCATGTTAAAAGATCTTATCCTAGAATATTTGGCCCTTTATTAGTTGAATAAAGACAGTCCATTTTCTCACCACCCATCCAAGGGTTTACGATTTACTTATGTAAAGATtttttgtgcatgggccattcatAGTAGGTCCACAATGCCAATAGCTCGAATAACATTTTTGATCTATGAAACCAAAATGGAACTTTACACGCTCTCCACCAGAGTATAGTGGGCTTAAcaaactctatgggccccactatgacatTTATGTCTTATCcgtactgttcatccattttgacaactcattttagggcctgatccAAAACAAaaaaggcagatctaaatctcaagtgaaccacaccacaggaaacgagAGAATTACTTGGGTGCCACGGatgtcttggatcaagctgatatttgtatttccccttaattcagatCTATGTAATCTAATCAatgggttggatagcaaataaacactgCAGGGGCTTGGCTAGTTTTTAACGTCACGCATTCAATTGCCACTATTTTCTTGTTgtgggtccacctaagatttagatcttcttccttTTTGTGTTCGTGCCCAGGGTATAGATCAAACAAACATATCATCGTGGAGCCCAATCCAGTCTGATTATGAAATTCATGTCTATCAATAGTATATTAAAATGTTGATTTCATTTAAAAGATGAAGTAAAACAGTCATCTTAGGATATAACGGCACCCATCCTTTGTGGATAAGATCATATGAGGCTCCTTTATGACCTCATCCACAAAGGATAATGGGCGGGATTTTGAAGAAGTTTAAAAGCAGGTATTGGTTAAGGATGGGCGGGATTTTGAAGAAGTTTAAAAGCCCTGCCATCTGCTGTTCGAACGGACGTTGTTTGATCCCTCTTCCCTCAGATTGATGGACTTAAATTTtaatcattttatttttctttaatatgATTGTTTGAAAATTGGTGAAAGTATtgtttaaaatcaaaaccctaacaaTAAACAAAGAATGAGATCCTTACACTTAACAGAGAACCAAGACCCTACCCTTACAAGGCCAACTGCAAAATACAACCTCAAGTCAATAGAGAATTAAGACCTTGTCCTTTGGACTATAGCCACCTTCAAAGTGACAACCAAGACCCAATCCTGTTCTCTGTTATCATGATTGATGGGGTTATGGTTCACAGTGACCCCTTATTAAGGTCATGATTCTAATTCACAATTGCCTTTATAAGAACAAGGTCACAATTCTCTGTTGACCATAAGGTTATAGAGAATTGAGACCTTGCCCGTGGGACAATAGCCACCTTCAAAGTAACAAACAAGACCATATCCAGCACTCTGCTGTCACGATTGATAGGGTTGTGGTTGGCACTTACCCCCTAATTAGGGACATGATTCTATTTCACGGTTGCTTTTATAAGAACAAGGTCTCAATTCTCTACTGCCTGTAGGGTTGTAGAGAATTGAGACCTTGTCCGTGGTACAATAGCCACCTTCAAAGTAACAACCAAGGCCCTATCTAACCCTTTGTTGTCACGATTGATAGGGTTGTGGTCGGCACTTACTCCTAACAAGGGTCAAGATTCTAATTCACAGTTGCCTTTATATAAGCAAGGTCTCAATTATCTATTAACTATAGGGTTATAGTTCATAGTTGCCTTGTGAGACAAAGTCTCATATATCTGTTAACTATTTGGGTTGTAGTCCATGGGTTACATAGTCGCctctatttttaaaaagaaaattaaatattttttttaaagaatgaaaattaaaaagaagaatgacaagacaaatgtacgttattttatttatttgatatttttattttcttttttattttagaaatatttttttcatttattaattaatttgaagaaaaagaagaaagtaaatttatttatttatttaatattattctttttattctctttttactttttaaagaagaagaaaatatggaagttatatttttcttatttatttgtctttttttaagagagaagaaaatggaaaaaacaaaaaaaaaagttattttatttatttgatatttttatttttgatttttttattattttctaaaggagaagaaaaaaaaaatattaaaggtgtttttacatttatttttctcattttcaagggggaaaaaaaaggaacaaagggagcaggggtattttcgtctaaAAAAGACACGATGCAATAAATGTCCAAAAAAAGGGTTTTGAAATTACCAATTCGGACGTTCGGTTGTAATAATCCCTTCTTTTGTCCATAGATAAAGACCTCTTATCTTTATCCTTACTGGTAAAACGGAAAATTACAAGGGTAACCCTCTCTAACTCATCCTGACGTCACAAGACAATGACCACGGTCAAGATAACGATGAtcagaaaaattacaaaaaggcCACTCTCTTTTCCCATCTTACAGTCTTACTACTGACTTCAACCACAACCAAACAGCCAAATGTCCCAATGGAGATCTACCTCATTCGTGAAAAtcatctctctcctcttcctctctctatcCCACACAACCACAGCCACAAAAACACCCACACCAACAACTACAACGACACCAAAACACCCACATCCAAAATTCCCATGCAGACCCCCCTACCAAAACTCGTACTCCTTCTGCAACACTTCCCTTCCCATCCACACCAGAGCTCAATCTCTCGTCTCACTCCTCACTCTCGATGAGAAGATCCTCCAGCTCTCCAACAACGCGAGCCCCATTTCCCGCCTTGGCATTCCGGCCTACCAATGGTGGTCGGAATCGCTCCATGGAATCGCCACCAACGGCCCTGGCGTCACCTTCAACGGGACCATCCCTGCCGCCACCGGATTCCCGCAAGTCCTCCTCACGTCGGCATCCTTCAACCAGAGCCTATGGTCCGCAATTGCAGCGGCGATTGCGGTCGAGGCTCGCGCGATGTACAATGCGGGTCAGGCCGGATTGACATTTTGGGCCCCTAATATCAACATTTTTAGGGACCCCAGATGGGGAAGGGGCCAGGAGACACCTGGCGAGGATCCGACGGTCGCCGCCGCCTACTCGGTTGACTATGTCAGGGCCTTTCAGGGGGAGTATTTGGGTGGTGGGTCCCAGAAGCTGATGCTCTCTGCTTGCTGCAAGCATTACACTGCCTATGATTTGGAGAGTTGGAGAAACTTCAGTCGATATACTTTCAATGCTAAGGTAAAACAGGCTGTCTTGGGTTCTTCTCTTATTACTGTCATTGGATTGTTTTTTTAATGCTTGTCTTTGTTTTTTGCTAATTCGTTGCAATGACAGTTGAATTTGGAAGAGTTACAATATTAATTCGATAAGAAATGGATTTTATTCTGTTTTTATATTTCAATCGAATTCATCAAGAACTGCCTTCTGTTTCGATGATGAGTACCGATCATAGTAAGAAGATCGTCCAATTTCCATAAAATTTTCGAACGAACCCAAATCATGGATGAGCCAATGGTTGAGAGTTGCAGGGGATTGGCTGTTTCTAACCATTTGATCTGTACACCTCTTTCCAGAACACTGCTCTAAGCTTTTGACTGTCCAAAAATAGCTGATGGACTGAACAGTTATGAACTTCCAGATGCAATTCCAGGCTATGGTTCATCCAAGAGATGGGACATTAAAGTGGAGAGCCTGGTTCCATCGTCAAATTAAAGATTGTGGTGGGGGAACGGATATTTAAATGCATTCCTCTATACAATAATGTTTCTATTTTCAACTCTAGGAGGGGAAATGCAAGCTATTCTCTACTGTTATGGATGGATCAAGAGGTTGGTTTTTAATATGTTATTTTTTTGGGATTAGTATTAGTTTAGCAGCTTTATTCAACATTTTGATCCATTTAGAAACCTACCCATTGGGAGATAGTTTCAGTTAACGAGATTCATGGTTTGTTGGATGTTCGTCATTGCCCACCATCAGGGATTGGTAGCTTACACTGCCCGTTATGTCATGAGTGTGGGAGTAGGCATATCAGATCAACTATTAAAGTATGCATATAGTTTCAGAGAAATTTGGATACTGAAACCTAAGCTAACATGTCCAAGATCTGGGATATTTGTGAGGTGTTCCTGTGTGTGTGAGACTAGGAATCAGGCCACCCAACTCTTCTGGTGGGCCAATACACTTGCGTTGAATCTGGATTGGTTGTCATTTTCAACTGCCTTTTTTTTTGCCATAAATGCGGCCCACTTTGTGTTGCTTCACAGTATGCATGTAGTTCAGAGAAAATCTATTTGCAGCACTGCATATCGAAACCCAAGCAAGCATGGCACACATGTCCAAAATCCATGACATTTGTGAGGTGGGCCCATGGCAGGATGTGTCTTAGCCGAAGAATCGGGACACCCAATTCTTCTGGCAGGTCAATACAGGTGCATCGAATTGAAATTGttggttttcatttttaactgtctatTCTCTCATGAAGTCCACCTTGCGTTGCTTCAGAATTCAAGTAGAATATAACCAAGTCTGGAATTCACAGCAGTAAGAGATTTCAGGCTAGAAATTGCTATTAACCTCTCTTGTTGATATGAAAAAAGATAGAATCATTTAACATCCCTAGAAGGTTTCAAATTCGACACGCTTTTGATGGGTCCGAAGAGTGCTTCAGTTTTTATACTTCTTACATTTATGCAATCATCTGTCTACAGAATAACAGTCGAAGATTGCATAACATAAAAGCATTCAAGCTTAGTAATTGTAATCATGTTTTGTCCTTCTCTATTATTGTCAGGTGTCGAAGCAAGATATGGAAGACACATATCAGCCCCCATTTCACAGCTGTATTGAAGAAGGCCATGCTAGCTGTTTGATGTGCTCCTACAATCAGATAAATGGGGTGCCTGTATGCGCACAGCATGATCTCTTAAAGAAAGCTCGAACCGAATGGGGATTTGATGGGTAATTGACATTAAGAAAAATGTTTATATATTGTTTTATGTGAAGATGTACTGAAGATGATCATGAACTTGTGTGTAATTTCTTGAATGAAAATACAGATACATCACATCTGACTGCGATGCTGTTGCAATCATCTATGAAGATCAGAAGTACGCATCAAGTCCTGAAGATGCAGTAGCAGATGTCTTGAAAGCAGGTTAGCGTTGTTGCCTGGATTAAGatgagaggaattatatgatcctcagcAAAAGGATATGGATGGTCTGGTTCTTAGTTTTTCACAAGTTGGGACTTGGCTATCCAGTCCCTTGATCTGACTTACCCAACTGTCAATTgatcatgacccaaaaatctccttGGTGAGGAGAAGTCCTAACTTGTTGATTGGCGGCCTGAAAAAAGGAGATAAAGCGGCAGTCCTCGTTTAACTGGAAAAAGGCCAACGATTGGATGGCTATGATCTTCCAACCTGGAagttttttggggcatggtccatccattgtcGGGTCTTTAGATCAACAATCTCAATTACTGTGGGATAATATACATATCATCAGATATGGGATTGTggaattcatatgaaggaaacatGCTCAGTTAAATCTCGAGTCTGTCATCTGAAGTTTCCTTCCTGTCGTCTCCTTGCACCTGTAAGTTTTCTCAAATCCAAATGAAACTATCATCTCTATGAGCAGGAATGGATATCAACTGTGGAACATATTTACTTCGGCACACTCAGTCAGCAGTCAAAAAAGGAAAGGTTCGAGAAGAGTACATCGACCGAGCACTTCTTAATCTGTTCTCAGTTCAACTGCGACTTGGGCTTTTCGACGGAGACCCAGAAAATGAGCTGTTTGGAAAATTGGGacctcatgatgtatgtactaaAGAGCACAGAAAACTGGCACTAGAAGCGGCAAGACAGGGGATTGTACTTCTCAAGAATGAGAAGAAGTTCTTGCCACTGAAGAAAAAGATGGTCACATCGTTAGCTGTAATAGGCCCTACAGCCAATGCAACAAGCAATTTGGGTGGTGGCTACACAGGTTTGAGACGCATATATGGTAGCCTATTTCCATCGAATTGATTCGAGTTTTATTGTTTTTATGTTGTTGGGTTTTGAAATCTGTAGGTATTCCATGCAATCCGAAGAGTATTTTTGATGGACATAGGGCTTATATACAGAAGTCATTGTATGCCTCTGGTTGCCTTAACGTGTCGTGCCAATCTGATGAAGGGTTTGAAGAAGCTGTCCATGTTGCCAAAATGACCGATGTTGTCGTGATGGTTGCTGGGTTGGATCTAACGCAAGAAACCGAAGACCATGACCGGGTGAGCCTACTGTTGCCTGGTAAACAGATGGATCTTGTATCAGCTGTTGCCCGTGCAAGTAAAAGGCCAATTGTACTGATCCTGATAGGTGGTGGGCCGCTCGATGTTTCATTTGCAAGAGATGACCCACTAATTGCAAGTATTATGTGGGTCGGATACCCAGGTGAAGCAGGCGGGAAAGCAGTAGCTGAAGTTATATTTGGAGAATTCAATCCAGGTTAGTACCTTGACTTGTCCACAGAGATTTTGATACCCTTGATGAAAGACAGTTGATGCAATCATGGAAATGCAAAACAGGTGGGCGGCTGCCAGTGACTTGGTATCCTGAATCATTCACTCGcgtccccatgaatgatatgagcATGCGGGCTGACCCTTCACGTGGGTACCCTGGAAGAACATACAGATTCTATACGGGAGAGGTGGTTTACGGATTCGGATATGGCTTGAGCTACTCCAAATACTCTTACAAGTTCTTATCGGTGCCTGATAGAATCAGCTTGTCAGGATCTCTTGTCAATGCCAATCCAAATAACAGATTGGCGTATGAAAGAAAATATGGGCTCAGTTACATCCACATTGATGATGTGGCATCCTGTGATGCTTTGAGGTTCTACATTCAGATCTCGGTGGTCAATAACGGCGATATGGATGGGTCCCATGTTGTCATGTTGTTCTCTAGAGCAGCTACAATGCTCAAAGGTGCCCCACTGAAGCAGCTGATCGGATTCAAACGCGTGCATACAGTGGCATACAAAGCTATTGAAACTAGCATTCTAATCGATCCGTGCAAACATCTTAGCATGGCAAACGATGCTGGATTGCGGGTGCTGTCTCTGGGAGCTCATGTTCTGATGTTGGAAGGTGTAGAGCAGCCTATCCTCATTGAAAAATGAGTAGGCCTTTTGATGAGAGATGAAGTTTGGGGTATCTCAGAGCTTTATGATTCAAAGAAGAGAGGATTCATGTAATTGGATTTCAATCTGTTATAGGTCATTCATCATCTTCAACTGGGCCCATCATTGATAAGAATTGAATTTTGTGGTGTAAAGCACATCCTATTTTTATAGAAACATAAGAATGCCATTTGATGAGATTTGGAGTTTGGGGGGGTGTGTTTTAGTTTCTTGGGACATGCATTGCAGTTAAAAATGTTGTATGTAATAACTCAAAGAAGATGATTTCATGTCATTACATTTCAATCAGTTATAggccattcatcatcatcatcaacagctAGGCCATCATCGTATTTCTCAATACTCTTGTAGCAGTTTCCACAATCTTCAAGAGTAAGATTCAATTCCACGACAGATGTATGAACATATACAACTGCTGTTTGTGTCAACTTCTAGATGTTTAAATACATTTCTTCTAAAACACAAGCACATGTACTGACATGGCACACGTATGGGGATCCAATCcaccatcaggtgggtcatgccTTGCTCATCAGGTGGTCTAAGATGCTAGAAACAAATGGTGGCTTAGAAAAACTTCGACAAGCCTTACTTAtgcatccatttgtttcataaaatGTAGCCCACCTCATCAGTGGAGTGGtctgaattttggatcaagtgaAGCTCAATGATGGAACCAAGCTGCTGGACGGCTTGTACTTACCATGCCCCAACTACAAACTCTGTATTTGCAGCCCACAATCGCTCCT contains:
- the LOC131228719 gene encoding probable beta-D-xylosidase 6 isoform X1 — encoded protein: MAHWRTTTFLKILTILLLSVFHPITAVKTPTATTTTTEKHLHPKFPCKPPHQNVYPFCNTSLPIDTRAQSLLSLLTLDEKILQLSSKAGPIPRLGLPAYEWWSESLHGISTNGYGVNFNGTIPAATSFPQVLLTSASFNRSLWSAIATAIAVEGRAMYNLGQAGLTFWAPNINIFRDPRWGRGQETPGEDPMVTAAYSVEYVRAFQGEYLSGGSQKLMLSACCKHYTAYDLESWGNFSRYTFNAKVLKQDMEDTYQPPFRSCIEDGGASCLMCSYNQVDGVPACARHDLLQKARTEWGFNGYITSDCDAVSIIYKDQKYASSPEDAVAAVLKAGMDINCGTYLLEHTQSAVEKGKVGEEDIDRALLNIFSVQLRLGLFDGDPKKQQFGNLGPHDVCNQDHRKLTLEASRQGIVLLKNDRKFLPLKKNTITSLAIIGPAANDTSNLGGGYSGIPCNPKSIFEGHKSYIQKTLYASGCLDVPCKSDDGFEEAIHVAKMADVVVVVAGLDPTQESEEHDRLSLLLPGKQMDLVLAVAHASKRPIVVILMGGGPLDVSFAKDHPLIASILWVGYPGEAGGKAVAEVIFGEFNPGGRLPVTWYPESFTHVAMTDMRMRADPSRGYPGRTYRFYRGDVVYRFGYGLSYSEYYYKFISAPDRISLSGSVVEANPNNRLAYERKDGFGYIHIDDVACCDALRFNIQISVVNNGYMDGSHVVMLFSRAVTKLKGAPLKQLIGFKRLNTVAYKAIETSILIDPCKHFSMVNHAGLRVLSLGAHVLMLEGVEHSIFIET
- the LOC131228719 gene encoding probable beta-D-xylosidase 6 isoform X2, translating into MAHWRTTTFLKILTILLLSVFHPITAVKTPTATTTTTEKHLHPKFPCKPPHQNVYPFCNTSLPIDTRAQSLLSLLTLDEKILQLSSKAGPIPRLGLPAYEWWSESLHGISTNGYGVNFNGTIPAATSFPQVLLTSASFNRSLWSAIATAIAVEGRAMYNLGQAGLTFWAPNINIFRDPRWGRGQETPGEDPMVTAAYSVEYVRAFQGEYLSGGSQKLMLSACCKHYTAYDLESWGNFSRYTFNAKVLKQDMEDTYQPPFRSCIEDGGASCLMCSYNQVDGVPACARHDLLQKARTEWGFNGYITSDCDAVSIIYKDQKYASSPEDAVAAVLKAGIPCNPKSIFEGHKSYIQKTLYASGCLDVPCKSDDGFEEAIHVAKMADVVVVVAGLDPTQESEEHDRLSLLLPGKQMDLVLAVAHASKRPIVVILMGGGPLDVSFAKDHPLIASILWVGYPGEAGGKAVAEVIFGEFNPGGRLPVTWYPESFTHVAMTDMRMRADPSRGYPGRTYRFYRGDVVYRFGYGLSYSEYYYKFISAPDRISLSGSVVEANPNNRLAYERKDGFGYIHIDDVACCDALRFNIQISVVNNGYMDGSHVVMLFSRAVTKLKGAPLKQLIGFKRLNTVAYKAIETSILIDPCKHFSMVNHAGLRVLSLGAHVLMLEGVEHSIFIET